The genomic segment CCGGTGCGACGGCCAGCGCCAGCATCGCGAAGACGCAGCAGGCCACCGCGGCGATGCTCGCCGCGCCGTGCACCAGGTCGGCGGTGGTGGCCGACTCGAACGGCGGCAGCGGGCAGCCCACGCTGCAGTTCACCGTCGCCGACACCGCGGTGCCGCCCGCCGCGGCGGCGAGCAGCCCGGCCGCCATCCGCGGCGCTCCCGGCAGCGCCGCGGCGAGCAGCAGCAGCGCCACCGCCAACCCCAGCACCCCCGACCGGTACGCGGTCGCGTAGTCGCTGCCGGCGATGCCGGCCTCGCTGACGTACCCGGTCGGACCCGGACCCGGACCGGCGACGACCGCGACCGCCACCGCGGCCGTGCCGGCCAGCGCGCAGCCGGCGGCACCCCAGCCGGCCGCCCGGCGGAGCGGCTCAGCCACGCCCGTGCGGAACCGTCCACCCGGACAGGTCCGGGCCCAGCGGCACGATCCCGGTCGGGTTGATCGCCGGATGGGTGCCGTAGTAGTGCCGCTTGATGTGGTCGAAGTCGACGGTGTCGCCGAACCCGGGCGTCTGGAACAGATCCCGGGCGTACGCCCAGAGCACCGGCAGTTCGGTCAGCTTCCGCAGGTTGCACTTGAAATGGCCGTGGTAGACCGCGTCGAACCGGACCAGCGTGGTGAACAGCCGCACGTCCGCCTCGGTGATCGCGTCCCCCATCAGGTACCGGCGGTCGGTCAGCCGGCTGGAGAGGTCGTCCAGTCGGTCGAAGAGAGTCCGCACCGACCGCTGGTAACCCCGCTGGGAGGTGGCGAATCCACACAGGTACACGCCGTTGTTCACCTCGTGGTACAGCACCTCCATCAGCTCGTCGAGCTCGGCCCGCAGCGGCTCCGGATACAGGTCCGGGGCGCCGGGGCGGTGCAGCGGACCCCACCGGGTGGACAGGTCGAGGGTCAACTGGGGGAAGTCGTTGCTGACCACCCGGCCGGTCACCGTGTCGACAAGCGCCGGGACGGTGACCCGGCCGGCGAAGTCGGGATCGGTCGCCCGGTACGCCTCCGCCAGGTACTCGATGCCGAGCACCGGGTCGCGACCGTCCGGATCGAGGGAGAACCGCCAGCCCCGGTCGTCGCGGATCGGGTCCACCGTAGCCAGCGAGATCGCCTCGTCCAGGCCGAGCAGGCCGCGTACGATCCGGACCCGGTGCGCCCACGGGCAGGCCCGCGACCAGACCAGCCGGTAGCGGCCGGCCTGCAGCGGCCAGCGGCCCTCGGCGTCCGGCCCGCCACCCGGCGGTGCCTGCGAATCCGCGCTGATCCGCCCGGTGAATCTGTTCGGCTGGCGGACGAACTGC from the Solwaraspora sp. WMMD1047 genome contains:
- a CDS encoding DUF998 domain-containing protein — protein: MAEPLRRAAGWGAAGCALAGTAAVAVAVVAGPGPGPTGYVSEAGIAGSDYATAYRSGVLGLAVALLLLAAALPGAPRMAAGLLAAAAGGTAVSATVNCSVGCPLPPFESATTADLVHGAASIAAVACCVFAMLALAVAPVPADPARPPGVDRLLRDAGRTLPAGIARLPLPPWVTGLVDRLPAPPAVVGRLARAAVLAALPLSALVGLAMLGLGRGTVVGVLERLLLLVIAGWLVGTALALTRHRRD
- a CDS encoding glutathione S-transferase C-terminal domain-containing protein — protein: MARAQFTKETDAGGQFVRQPNRFTGRISADSQAPPGGGPDAEGRWPLQAGRYRLVWSRACPWAHRVRIVRGLLGLDEAISLATVDPIRDDRGWRFSLDPDGRDPVLGIEYLAEAYRATDPDFAGRVTVPALVDTVTGRVVSNDFPQLTLDLSTRWGPLHRPGAPDLYPEPLRAELDELMEVLYHEVNNGVYLCGFATSQRGYQRSVRTLFDRLDDLSSRLTDRRYLMGDAITEADVRLFTTLVRFDAVYHGHFKCNLRKLTELPVLWAYARDLFQTPGFGDTVDFDHIKRHYYGTHPAINPTGIVPLGPDLSGWTVPHGRG